From one Streptomyces spiramyceticus genomic stretch:
- a CDS encoding GtrA family protein → MIRRQLVRFALVGVVNTGTYYACYLLLLPWLPYVAAHVVAFAVSMTGSFFLNCRFTYNTRPTWRKFLLFPLTNAANFVITTSGVYLLVDVLHFTSTYAPLIAASAAIPITFVVSRTIMLGGPSRDSGDSASPNANESLGESVARTTPTA, encoded by the coding sequence ATGATCCGCCGTCAGCTGGTCAGGTTCGCCCTCGTGGGCGTGGTGAACACCGGCACGTACTACGCCTGCTACCTGCTGCTCCTGCCCTGGCTGCCGTATGTCGCCGCGCACGTCGTGGCCTTCGCCGTCAGCATGACCGGCTCCTTCTTCCTCAACTGCCGCTTCACCTACAACACGCGCCCCACCTGGCGGAAGTTCCTGCTCTTCCCGCTCACCAACGCCGCCAACTTCGTGATCACCACGAGCGGCGTCTACCTCCTGGTGGACGTCCTGCACTTCACCAGCACGTACGCCCCCCTGATCGCCGCGTCCGCCGCGATCCCGATCACTTTCGTGGTCTCCCGCACGATCATGCTCGGCGGTCCCTCCAGGGACTCCGGGGACAGCGCATCCCCGAACGCGAACGAATCGTTGGGCGAATCAGTGGCCCGGACCACTCCGACTGCCTAA
- a CDS encoding glycosyltransferase family 2 protein: MLISIVVPCFNEEEIIGRFHQRVTEELGSLGHPVELVYVDDGSSDRTLAILQEIAESDPRTRYVSFSRNFGKEAAMLAGLRNASGDAVVIMDADLQHPPELVHRMVALHEQGFDQVIARRTRKGDRVTRTLAARAYYRLINRLVDVELVDGVGDFRMLSRRGVDAVLELTEYNRFSKGLFAWVGFSKVTFEYENAVREEGGSKWSFSKLLNYGLDGLLSFNDKPLRAALYLGLLLLAVAMAYSAWIVGDAVVNGVETPGYVTLLVALTALAGVQMMMIGVVGEYVGRIYYEVKRRPHFLVQATNVETAAVATQQPQGRELVRR; the protein is encoded by the coding sequence GTGCTCATCTCAATTGTTGTGCCGTGCTTCAACGAAGAGGAGATCATCGGCCGCTTCCACCAGCGCGTGACCGAGGAGCTCGGCAGCCTCGGCCACCCCGTCGAACTCGTCTATGTCGACGACGGAAGCAGCGACCGTACGCTCGCGATCCTCCAGGAGATCGCGGAATCGGATCCGCGTACGCGCTATGTCTCCTTCAGCCGGAACTTCGGCAAGGAGGCGGCGATGCTGGCAGGCCTGCGCAACGCGTCCGGCGACGCCGTCGTCATCATGGACGCCGACCTCCAGCACCCGCCGGAGCTGGTCCACCGCATGGTGGCGCTGCACGAGCAGGGCTTCGACCAGGTCATTGCCCGCCGCACCAGGAAGGGCGACAGGGTCACGCGTACGCTTGCCGCCCGTGCGTACTACCGGCTCATCAACCGTCTGGTCGACGTCGAGCTCGTCGACGGCGTCGGCGACTTCCGCATGCTGTCGCGCCGCGGCGTCGACGCCGTACTCGAACTCACCGAGTACAACCGCTTCTCCAAAGGCCTGTTCGCCTGGGTCGGATTCTCCAAGGTCACCTTCGAGTACGAGAATGCCGTCCGCGAGGAGGGCGGCTCGAAATGGAGCTTCTCGAAGCTGCTCAACTACGGGCTCGACGGACTTCTCTCGTTCAATGACAAGCCACTGCGGGCCGCGCTCTATCTCGGCCTGCTGCTTCTCGCCGTCGCGATGGCGTATTCGGCGTGGATTGTCGGTGACGCCGTCGTGAACGGAGTGGAAACCCCGGGATATGTGACGCTGCTCGTCGCCCTCACGGCACTCGCCGGCGTGCAGATGATGATGATCGGTGTTGTGGGCGAATACGTCGGCCGCATCTATTACGAGGTGAAAAGGCGCCCGCACTTCCTGGTTCAGGCGACGAATGTGGAGACAGCGGCCGTCGCGACCCAGCAGCCGCAGGGCAGGGAGCTCGTCCGCCGATGA
- a CDS encoding YfhO family protein, giving the protein MSTTDSVRGRAMALSALITAVSVCAGDALARSHPFGPRTRSVNDLGNQFVPYHARLWDLLHGRADGGALVNWQSGYGTSFLPDIGTYVSSPFALLVGLFPRDEIDLAVYVVTVLKMAAAAAAMTLLLLALREGGSRWWAAAVLGSSYALCGWAVTEAVYNPMWMDGLIAFPLLCLVGEWARTGSRRVLGPVVVAVAWTANFYTAYMATLGAGLVLLLRLLTEEPVVRARVRAMLRAALTTLLGIGLAAPVLAVVFLGAKHAYPGWTKDFAPAGWSDVFARALPATYSFFTPAVFLGTGALLLACTLPFNRAARRRERVGWTLLAVAVAVSMQWGPTHLVWHVFATPNGSPYRQTFVLSGILVIAAWLSVSYGWPGRRALLGGTGVVALMALGAVTSPRITAWTYPLFAAGVAAAVGGVVLARRGRVLGVAAALLLICAQVGQAAVTTAHADRQRLNRLDDYAPWGARQEAQADAVAEADGWPAFRTEPGREQTTANDPLTVGGQGASYYSSHTPDVLTRTLAALGTGWTSNGRSVQSIDNPVTDALFSVGARVHMPRDRHQRWARPDDRKVTVTRAAVPQLVTVRPPGTEPRFGVSPFRNQEKLLGTSVYTLPATALRSSGTLTATCPAGSEVFLWAPDFFGTARLQGGGTEADIRGGLPARRAAVQPLGTVPADGRVSITLKGGPAKGLPRQSVGCLDRDRLADAVDGLRAGGATAVHVTDSGVRAVVPPGAKGTAVFAMPRIAGWSCATDGGKARPAGSYLGLVAVPLEGDGRAVTLACEFSPPGLRIGVLVGGLSLLVLLAVAAVPRFQDRRRSAMKTSPQDHRPVAHAA; this is encoded by the coding sequence ATGTCGACTACGGATTCGGTCAGAGGCCGCGCCATGGCGCTCTCCGCGCTGATCACCGCCGTTTCCGTGTGCGCGGGGGACGCCCTCGCCCGTAGCCACCCCTTCGGCCCGCGCACCCGCAGCGTGAACGACCTCGGCAACCAGTTCGTGCCGTACCACGCCCGTCTGTGGGACCTGCTGCACGGGCGGGCGGACGGCGGGGCGCTGGTCAACTGGCAGTCCGGGTACGGCACGAGCTTCCTGCCCGACATCGGCACATACGTCAGCAGTCCCTTCGCGCTGCTCGTCGGACTCTTCCCGCGCGACGAGATCGACCTCGCCGTGTACGTCGTCACGGTGCTCAAGATGGCCGCGGCCGCCGCCGCCATGACGCTCCTGCTGCTCGCCCTGCGCGAAGGCGGCAGCCGGTGGTGGGCAGCGGCGGTGCTCGGGTCCTCGTACGCACTGTGCGGGTGGGCGGTCACGGAGGCCGTCTACAACCCGATGTGGATGGACGGCCTGATCGCCTTCCCGCTGCTGTGCCTGGTGGGCGAGTGGGCGCGTACGGGCAGCCGTCGCGTCCTTGGTCCGGTGGTCGTGGCCGTCGCGTGGACCGCGAACTTCTACACGGCGTACATGGCCACCCTCGGGGCCGGTCTCGTCCTGCTGCTCCGGTTGCTGACCGAAGAGCCTGTCGTACGGGCACGGGTTCGGGCCATGCTGCGTGCCGCCCTCACCACGTTGCTCGGCATCGGTCTCGCGGCCCCCGTCCTGGCCGTTGTCTTCCTCGGGGCGAAGCACGCCTACCCCGGCTGGACGAAGGATTTCGCGCCCGCCGGGTGGAGTGATGTGTTCGCCCGCGCCCTCCCGGCGACGTACAGCTTCTTCACGCCTGCCGTCTTCCTCGGCACCGGCGCACTGCTGCTCGCCTGCACGCTGCCGTTCAACCGGGCGGCACGGCGGCGCGAGCGGGTCGGCTGGACCCTGCTGGCCGTCGCCGTCGCGGTGTCGATGCAGTGGGGGCCGACGCACCTGGTGTGGCACGTCTTCGCGACGCCCAACGGCAGCCCCTACCGGCAGACGTTCGTCCTCAGCGGGATCCTGGTGATCGCTGCCTGGCTGTCGGTCTCGTACGGCTGGCCCGGGCGGCGCGCGCTGCTCGGCGGGACGGGCGTGGTCGCGCTCATGGCCCTGGGCGCGGTGACAAGCCCCCGGATCACCGCCTGGACGTACCCGCTCTTCGCGGCCGGGGTGGCGGCGGCGGTGGGCGGGGTGGTGCTGGCCCGGCGGGGCCGGGTGCTCGGGGTGGCCGCCGCACTGCTGCTGATCTGCGCGCAGGTCGGGCAGGCCGCCGTCACCACCGCTCACGCCGACCGGCAGCGCCTCAACAGGCTCGACGACTACGCGCCGTGGGGAGCACGGCAGGAGGCCCAGGCGGACGCGGTGGCGGAAGCGGACGGGTGGCCGGCCTTCCGTACCGAACCGGGGCGTGAACAGACCACGGCCAACGACCCGCTGACCGTCGGCGGCCAGGGCGCGTCGTACTACAGCAGCCACACCCCTGACGTCCTCACCCGCACGCTCGCCGCGCTCGGCACCGGCTGGACGTCCAACGGCCGGTCCGTACAGAGCATCGACAATCCTGTGACGGACGCCCTGTTCTCCGTCGGCGCACGCGTGCACATGCCGCGCGATCGGCACCAGCGCTGGGCGCGGCCCGACGACCGCAAGGTGACGGTGACGCGGGCCGCCGTGCCGCAGCTGGTCACTGTGCGCCCACCCGGTACGGAGCCGCGCTTCGGCGTCTCGCCCTTCCGTAACCAGGAGAAACTGCTGGGCACGTCCGTCTATACGCTCCCGGCCACCGCACTGCGGTCGTCCGGGACGCTGACCGCCACCTGTCCGGCCGGCAGTGAAGTCTTCCTCTGGGCACCCGATTTCTTCGGTACAGCGCGCCTCCAAGGCGGCGGTACAGAGGCCGACATACGCGGCGGGCTCCCCGCGCGGCGTGCGGCCGTGCAGCCGCTGGGCACCGTACCGGCCGACGGCCGCGTATCGATCACCCTCAAGGGAGGGCCGGCCAAGGGGCTCCCCCGCCAGAGCGTCGGCTGCCTGGACCGGGACCGGCTGGCCGACGCCGTGGACGGCCTCAGGGCGGGCGGCGCGACCGCTGTGCATGTCACGGACAGCGGCGTACGGGCGGTCGTCCCGCCGGGCGCGAAGGGAACGGCTGTCTTCGCCATGCCCCGCATCGCGGGCTGGAGCTGCGCCACCGACGGCGGAAAGGCCCGGCCCGCCGGCTCCTACCTGGGCCTGGTCGCCGTCCCCCTGGAGGGTGACGGCCGGGCCGTCACCCTTG